Proteins encoded within one genomic window of Formosa agariphila KMM 3901:
- a CDS encoding glycoside hydrolase family 130 protein: protein MNYLERVEKIKSDHEKLIKTPNKELFSSNGVYSRYENPILTRNHVPLNWRYDFNQLTNPYFLERIGVNAVFNAGAIKLNNKYLLVARVEGDDRKSFFAVAESPNGTDNFKFWERPIHLPQNEEFDTNVYDMRLTQHDDGWIYGVFCSEKKDKNAPTGDTSTAVASAGIARTKDLITWERLPDLISHTGQQRNVVLFPHFIDNKYAFFTRPQDGFIDTGKGGGIGFGLSESILNAEVKEEKIVDAKTYHTIYEVKNGLGPAPIKTSKGWLNMAHGVRNTAAGLRYTLYLFMTHLDRPWEVIHKPQGHLMAPMKEERVGDVSNVLFSNGWIADDNGDVFIYYASSDTRMHVAKSNIDILVDYCINTPSDKLYSHLSVETINENIIKNESHRIDL from the coding sequence ATGAATTATTTAGAACGTGTTGAAAAAATTAAATCGGATCATGAAAAATTAATTAAAACTCCAAATAAAGAGCTTTTTAGTTCTAATGGTGTTTATAGTAGATACGAGAACCCTATTTTAACAAGAAATCATGTGCCTTTAAATTGGCGTTATGATTTTAATCAATTAACGAATCCCTACTTTTTAGAGCGTATAGGCGTAAATGCTGTATTTAATGCCGGAGCAATAAAATTAAATAATAAATATTTATTAGTAGCTAGAGTAGAAGGTGATGATAGAAAATCATTTTTTGCCGTAGCTGAGAGTCCAAATGGAACTGATAATTTTAAATTTTGGGAAAGACCAATCCATTTGCCGCAGAATGAGGAGTTCGATACAAATGTTTACGATATGAGATTAACGCAACATGATGATGGCTGGATTTATGGTGTGTTCTGTTCTGAAAAAAAAGATAAAAATGCACCAACAGGAGATACTTCAACAGCAGTCGCTTCTGCAGGAATAGCTAGAACAAAGGATTTGATTACGTGGGAAAGATTACCTGATTTAATATCACACACAGGACAACAAAGAAATGTCGTATTGTTTCCTCACTTTATAGATAATAAATATGCATTCTTTACAAGACCACAAGATGGGTTTATAGATACCGGTAAAGGTGGAGGTATAGGTTTCGGATTGTCTGAAAGTATTTTAAATGCTGAAGTAAAGGAGGAAAAGATAGTAGATGCCAAGACCTATCATACTATTTATGAAGTTAAAAATGGGTTAGGTCCAGCTCCAATAAAGACAAGTAAGGGATGGTTGAATATGGCTCATGGTGTAAGGAATACAGCTGCAGGATTACGCTATACATTGTATTTGTTTATGACGCATTTAGATCGACCATGGGAGGTAATACATAAACCACAAGGTCATTTAATGGCTCCAATGAAAGAGGAACGAGTGGGAGATGTTTCAAATGTCTTGTTTAGTAATGGTTGGATTGCTGATGATAATGGAGATGTATTTATATACTATGCTTCTTCTGATACTAGAATGCATGTTGCGAAATCTAATATAGATATACTAGTAGATTATTGTATAAATACACCTTCTGATAAATTATATTCTCATCTTTCTGTAGAAACAATAAATGAGAATATTATTAAGAATGAAAGCCATCGGATAGACTTGTAA
- a CDS encoding glycoside hydrolase family 26 protein, whose amino-acid sequence MRIISNHNLITFVIMGAVLLGCAGNKSVVSYKTKKAPKLLKKLKKDNHKGVMLGHEDALAYGIGWKHTKIDSLQSDVKKATNKFPVVMGWDLGGIGDAANLDGVSFNDMKLLAIQSHEKGAINTFNWHPFIYSDTISSWDTSTKIVETILPGGNKHQALILKLDQIATFISSLKTKSNKSIPVIFRPWHEMNGTWFWWGKDYCTPEEYKALFKFTVDYLKRDKGLDNLIIAYSPDRQFYTEKQYLEWYPGDAYVDILGVDNYYDFTENGDGLQAVINKLNIVVGLADERGKLAAFTETGSDKLLDSAWFTDKLSKVLIESELYKKISYVLLWRNRDEEHFYVPYKGHPAFQDFIEFTKNENILLLK is encoded by the coding sequence ATGAGAATAATTAGTAATCATAATTTAATCACATTCGTGATAATGGGGGCTGTTTTGCTTGGTTGTGCTGGAAACAAATCTGTTGTTTCATATAAGACTAAAAAGGCTCCAAAACTTCTAAAGAAGTTAAAAAAGGACAATCATAAGGGAGTTATGCTTGGTCACGAGGATGCTTTGGCTTATGGTATAGGTTGGAAACATACTAAAATTGATTCTTTACAGTCTGATGTGAAAAAGGCTACTAATAAGTTTCCGGTAGTAATGGGGTGGGACTTAGGAGGAATAGGCGATGCTGCAAATTTAGATGGTGTTTCTTTTAACGATATGAAATTGTTAGCAATTCAATCTCATGAAAAGGGTGCAATAAATACATTTAATTGGCATCCATTTATTTACAGTGACACCATTTCGTCTTGGGATACAAGTACAAAAATTGTAGAGACAATTTTACCTGGTGGAAATAAGCATCAAGCTTTAATTTTAAAATTAGACCAAATTGCCACGTTTATTAGTTCTTTAAAAACGAAATCGAACAAATCAATTCCAGTCATATTTAGACCATGGCATGAGATGAATGGTACATGGTTTTGGTGGGGAAAGGATTACTGTACGCCAGAAGAATATAAAGCCTTATTCAAATTCACGGTAGACTATTTGAAAAGAGATAAAGGTTTAGATAATTTAATTATAGCTTATTCTCCAGATAGACAATTTTATACAGAAAAACAGTATTTAGAATGGTATCCTGGTGATGCTTATGTTGATATTTTGGGAGTGGATAATTATTACGATTTTACCGAAAATGGTGATGGTTTACAAGCTGTAATTAACAAACTGAATATTGTTGTAGGGTTAGCAGATGAAAGAGGAAAATTGGCAGCTTTTACAGAAACAGGTTCAGATAAATTACTAGATAGTGCGTGGTTCACTGATAAGTTAAGTAAGGTCTTAATAGAATCTGAATTGTATAAAAAAATTTCTTATGTGCTTCTTTGGAGAAATAGAGATGAAGAACATTTTTATGTTCCATATAAAGGGCATCCAGCATTCCAAGACTTTATAGAATTTACTAAAAATGAAAATATTTTACTTTTAAAATAA